The Delphinus delphis chromosome 10, mDelDel1.2, whole genome shotgun sequence genome includes a region encoding these proteins:
- the FRS3 gene encoding fibroblast growth factor receptor substrate 3, which produces MGSCCSCLNRDSVPDNHPSKFKVTNVDDEGVELGSGVMELTQSELVLHLHRREAVRWPYLCLRRYGYDSNLFSFESGRRCQTGQGIFAFKCSRAEEIFNLLQDLMQCNSINVMEEPVIITRNSHPAELDLPRAPQPPSALGYTVSSFSNGFPGCPGEGLRFSVPRRPSTSSLQHPSFGEEATHALIAPDEQSHTYVNTPASEDERRRSRHCLQPLPEGRAPLAPQARGPEQRDPQVFLQPGQVKFVLGPTPARRHMTKCQGLCPSLHHPLHHDNNNEGPSECPARPKCTYENVSGGLRLGAGWRLSPEEPGWNGLAQRRAALLHYENLPSLPPVWESQAQQLGEEAADDRDSRDGLTPSSNGFPEGEEDETPLQKPTSTRAALRSHGSFPVPLSRHRGSPRVFNFDFRRPGPEPPRQLNYIQVELKGWGGDRPKGSQNPSAPRAPVPTTHPARSSDSYAVIDLKKTVAMSNLQRALPRDDGTARKTRHNSTDLPL; this is translated from the exons ATGGGGAGCTGCTGCAGCTGCCTGAACAGAGACAGCGTCCCAGACAACCACCCCAGCAAGTTCAAG gtGACGAATGTGGATGATGAGGGGGTGGAGCTGGGCTCCGGAGTGATGGAGCTGACGCAGAGCGAGCTGGTGCTGCACCTGCATCGGCGCGAGGCTGTCCGCTGGCCTTACCTCTGCCTGCGGCGCTATGGCTACGACTCCAACCTCTTCTCTTTTGAGAGTGGCCGCCGGTGTCAGACTGGCCAGG GGATATTTGCATTTAAGTGTTCCCGGGCCGAGGAAATCTTCAATCTCCTCCAGGATCTGATGCAGTGCAACAGCATCAATGTGATGGAAGAGCCAGTCATCATCACCCGCAACAGCCACCCGGCTGAGCTCGACCTCCCTCGGGCCCCCCAGCCTCCCAGTG CTCTAGGCTACACCGTCTCCAGCTTCTCCAATGGCTTCCCTGGCTGCCCGGGAGAGGGTCTGCGATTCTCAGTGCCCCGGCGCCCCTCGACAAGCAGCCTGCAACACCCCTCGTTTGGGGAGGAGGCCACCCATGCCCTCATTGCTCCCGATGAGCAG TCCCACACCTACGTCAACACGCCAGCCAGTGAGGATGAGCGCCGCAGGAGCCGGCACTGCCTGCAGCCCCTGCCTGAGGGCCGGGCGCCCCTTGCCCCGCAGGCCCGGGGCCCCGAACAGCGGGACCCGCAGGTGTTCCTGCAGCCGGGCCAAGTGAAGTTCGTGTTGGGCCCCACCCCGGCTCGGCGGCACATGACCAAGTGCCAAGGCCTCTGCCCCAGCCTGCATCACCCGCTCCACCACGACAATAACAACGAGGGCCCTTCCGAGTGCCCAGCCCGGCCCAAGTGCACCTACGAGAACGTCAGTGGGGGGCTGCGGCTGGGGGCAGGCTGGAGACTGAGCCCGGAGGAGCCGGGCTGGAATGGCCTCGCCCAGCGCCGGGCCGCGCTGCTGCACTACGAGaacctgccctccctgccccccgtGTGGGAGAGCCAGGCCCAGCAGCTGGGGGAGGAGGCCGCGGATGACAGGGACTCGAGGGACGGGCTCACACCCTCCTCCAACGGCTTCCCTGAAGGCGAGGAGGACGAGACCCCACTGCAGAAGCCCACCAGCACCCGGGCTGCCCTCCGCAGCCACGGCAGCTTTCCTGTGCCGCTGAGCCGCCACCGAGGCTCCCCGAGGGTCTTCAACTTTGATTTCCGCCGGCCGGGCCCCGAGCCCCCCAGGCAGCTCAACTACATCCAGGTGGAGCTGAAGGGCTGGGGTGGAGACCGCCCCAAGGGGTCCCAGAACCCCTCAGCCCCCCGAGCCCCTGTGCCCACCACGCACCCTGCCCGCAGCTCAGACTCCTATGCTGTGATTGACCTCAAAAAGACCGTGGCCATGTCCAACCTGCAGAGGGCTCTGCCCCGCGACGACGGCACAGCCAGGAAAACCCGGCACAACAGCACCGACCTGCCTCTGTAG